The following are encoded together in the Parabacteroides chongii genome:
- a CDS encoding mechanosensitive ion channel family protein, producing MINSLVEQGSHLGWTIIKAILVFIVGRFVIQMINKLVRRILTKRDFDPSVKTFVGSLVNVTLMILLIISVVGALGVQTTSFAALLASAGVAVGMALSGNLSNFAGGLIILLFKPYKVGDYIESQGVGGTVREIQIFHTILLTADNKNIYIPNGSLSSGVVTNIGREPTRRVEWTFGVEYGSDYEHVKRVIESVLAQDARILNEPAPFIALSALADSSVNVVVRAWVKSPDYWGVYFDTNKAIYATFNAQGIGFPFPQLTVHQAKD from the coding sequence ATGATCAATTCCCTGGTCGAGCAGGGGAGCCATTTAGGCTGGACGATTATTAAGGCGATCCTTGTATTTATTGTGGGACGGTTCGTTATCCAAATGATTAACAAGCTGGTTCGCCGTATATTGACAAAGCGTGATTTTGATCCTTCGGTGAAAACATTTGTGGGAAGTCTGGTGAATGTCACTTTGATGATCCTGTTGATCATCTCCGTTGTGGGAGCACTGGGCGTACAGACCACATCGTTTGCAGCATTGCTTGCCTCTGCCGGTGTGGCTGTCGGTATGGCATTGAGCGGAAACCTGTCGAACTTCGCCGGTGGTTTGATCATCCTGTTGTTCAAGCCTTATAAAGTAGGCGACTATATCGAGTCGCAGGGTGTCGGTGGTACGGTACGGGAAATTCAGATATTCCATACTATCCTGCTTACGGCTGACAATAAAAATATTTATATCCCGAACGGTTCCCTGAGCAGCGGAGTCGTTACGAATATCGGGAGAGAACCGACACGCCGTGTGGAGTGGACGTTCGGTGTGGAATACGGCAGCGATTATGAACATGTGAAAAGAGTCATTGAATCCGTTTTGGCACAGGATGCACGCATTCTGAATGAACCGGCTCCTTTCATTGCCCTGAGTGCTTTGGCAGACAGCAGTGTCAATGTAGTCGTTCGTGCATGGGTGAAAAGTCCGGACTACTGGGGCGTTTACTTCGATACGAATAAGGCTATCTATGCCACATTCAATGCCCAGGGGATTGGATTCCCGTTCCCGCAACTTACGGTGCATCAGGCTAAAGACTGA